CCGTGTGCGGGGCCTGGCTGCATTCAACTTGACGACCCAGGACTGTGTGTTGGTTGTGGCATTAATTCATTATCGTATATTTTGCCGAGAATCTTGGCTAACAGCGTAGCATTTGGCTGGGACGGGGGACCTCTTCGACGCACGGCGGGGCCGACCGTGATGTGATGATCCATCGTGGATGAGACATTCACGCTAACAGACATGCGGCAGTTGTTCTGTTCATTGAACTGGCGACATATAGCGTAACTGCCGATGGCGCAGGGAGCGCGTTGCTGTTGCCTTGACGGTGACGCATCGTCACTACGCGCCCGTCGTATATAGTCGAGCCTTTACGAGACTGGCAACAATAATCAGAGACTACATGAGCTGCAAGACTTGCAGCCACGGCCCGCTGCCTGGTGAGCAGCCATAGTCAATGATAAAATTGTCATAAATGATATCCCGTTTCCACAGTGTGCAAGGCCGCGGCCCGCAAGCGTTGATTTACGATAGGGGCACGTTGCTAGGAACCAACGTATTGATACATCACCACCAGGTAAAGCCAACGCTATCAAGACAGGAAGGCGCATATACACTTTTCAAGAGTGGGTTTCGCATGCTGAGCGCGGTATCTGTACTTGAGTTACTCTTGCCGTGCCGATTGGTGTCTCTGTCCAAGGACCAGATCTTTTTCCGTAAGCAGGTTCCATGTCATCAATTATGCAATTGCCTGCAGTTTCTTTCCCTCTATGCTACGATGCTAAATGACCTGCGCCCAGACCTATCTATGCCTGCAAACTGCGCGTTTTGACCCACCACGGTCAGGTCTCTGGTGTCTCCCACCGGGAGGGTAATGATCAGGCTTGTCCACGGGGCCACAAACCCAGAGCTCTCGTCCCTGGCAAACGTCACTTCCACCACCGATCCCTTAACTCGATAGGCAATGGTGTAGTTGGAAACTCTGTGCTtctgcgccgtcgacacgccgtcgtcttcgtacCACGTGGTCTTGTACCACCTCCCATCTTCTGCTCCCTTtcctcgtggcggcggaaAGATTTCGACACCGCGGTAGTCATCCAGCGGCAAGCTTGCCACGTTCTCCTTCTCTCCCGGCGAGAGCACCTGCACGTTCCGCCCGATTGGTATGGCCGCCCCGACCTTTGCCAGCACGGGAATACCAGCGCCGTGCCATTGTGCATCCACTGTAGCCCACTGACCAGCCTCATAGTGCTCATACGGACTGTTGATATTGATgaagccctcgtcgtcatcgctTGCCTTGGGGAGATAGACCAAGGCGTCGCTCACTCCGGGCTCGTACACGCCTCCGACcagcagggcgtcgccaAGCCAGTACTGCGTCTCTCCGTCTGTGATTTGTCTGCTCGTCCACACCTCGGGGTCCGTCTCGTAGCCCCAGCCCGTCCACCGCTGCGGGGGCACCGCCTCTTGGTGGCTGACCAGCATGAGCGAGTATAGGTACGGTATCATCTCATATCTCCTCTTGATCGCCTGTCTGATGAGCGGCGTCACCTCGGGATGCATCCACGGCTCGATCACATCGCCGACGTTGTTGTCTCCGCCCGTTTTGAAACAGTTGATGGCAAAcctcggcgacatggcgCCCAGCTGCACCCAGCGCACGAGCAGCTCGGGACTCGGCTGCGGCCCTTCGAATCCGCCAACGTCGTGTCCATAGCAGTGCATGAGGCTGAAACCAGCGttgagggcgatggcgttggcgccctTCATCCCCGGCCAGGAAGTCACATTGTCGCCGCTCCACGAACTGCACGCGTAGCGAAGGGTTccggccgtggcgctgcgGGTGAGCACAAAGGGTCGTGATTCGGGATcttcgtcgaggagcgcatcGTGAGAAGCCTTGCCGTGAAGCTCTGTGTGCAGGTTACGGCCCCAAAGCCCGACCTGTGGGCGGGATCTGGTCGCATCCGACGCGTCTCTTACAGACGGCTCGTCCAAGGCGCACTGCCAGTCATCGTCGGTGATGGTGTACTCATTGTTGTCGTTCCAGATGCAGTCGATTCCTTCCCGCCGAAGCTGACGGACGCCCTCATACCACCACttgaagcccgccgccgatgtGAAGTCTATGTGGCCGCCTTCGCCActctcgccgccaccggcacTCCAGAGCCGGGTCACTGCCGTGTCGCCAGTGCGAGGGTCTTTGAACAGGGCGCCAGCGGCCTTGAGCTTTTCATACTCTGGGTGGTTTGCCAGAACATACGGCTTAACGTTGGCAATGAGCCGCATGCCGAGCTTATGGTACTCCTGAATGAAGCCTTCGGGATCCGGAAAGCGGTGACGGTTCCAGGTAAATACATTGCGAGTCTTGGGCGGCGTCTCGGAGACCGTATAGCCCGACGACATTTGGTATGCCGAGCAGGGGATATCGTACTGCTTCATCTTCCGTGCCAGTTCAAGCAGGGCTTCCGATGCgggcgggtcgtcgagcatCGAGTACTTCATCCCACCAGAGAGGTATCCGAATGCCCACCGCGGCACAAGCAGCGGAAAGCCCGCAAGTTGTGCATACGTGCCGACGATATCCTTCAGCGTCTTGCCGACGATGATAATCtcctcaaggccgccgtAGTCTTGTCTATAGACCTTGTAAGGTCCCCACATGCCGTCCATCTCTGCACCTACAGAGTACTCGCCGCGCGTGTGGGCGGTTGAGAACAACGCCACGCAGCCAGTTGGGGTCGCATTAATGAGGAGAGGAATATTCTTATACAAAGGGTCTGTACGATAGACATCGTAGCCAAAGCTATCGGTCGCAGACAGCTGAAATCGCCGGCCAGAGAGATCCATGGGTGCGGCTTTCTCGCCGAGACCGACGTGTAGGGTATTGCGCCTATAGCGCGAATAATGGGCGACGCCAGAGCCATTGACGGCGTAGGAACGATGCGGCACGTCTTCATGCAGGGCAGATTTAGAGCCCTCCAGGTTAATTGTGACAAGAGGCGCGCCGTCGGACCAGTCAATAGAGGCAGAGACATCCCCCAGGCGAATGTTCTTGCGATTGTCTGCCGATtcgacagccgccgcgtTAGAGCTCAACTGTGACTGCAGCGCCTGCCGGGGGATGCTGGGGTGCGGGGGCAGGGGATGAGTCTCTGAAGTAAAGGTCGTTCTGAAAACATTGGCACGAATTGCCTCTAGAGTAAAAGTGAAGCCATCCGTGGGGTCTTTGCTGCGAAGGCTGATCCGTGGCGTTGACGGGTCAGTGGCAGGATCTAAAGCCCAGGCTTCAGGGACATATTCTTGTTGAGGCATGCTGAATGAGGCTTTGTTCAGTCCGCTGGCGAATGCTCCGCTTTCGTTTCAAAGGGGGTGATGACGGTTGGCTCAGGACTGCAAGGGAGAAGGCATTGGCTCAGTAAGCCTGCGAATTGAGAGCACCATGGATTTATAAAGCGTCAAGCGACGATGATCGGAACGTCTCATCATAATGCCACATCATGAGGTCCCAGTCGGACTCTCGTTCCGGTGCAAAAGACGGACCGGAGAAAGGAGGGAAACTCCGACCGGAACGGACTGTAGGCCACGGGTCGGACGCATTTGCCTTTTAGCCTTCAAGATCCAATTGCCTCGTGGTGTCTTTGCCAAAATCTGACGGAGAAAATGGGTCAACTCCGATCGGAGAAAGCAAAGCATGTCCGGTGGCTGCATTTACCCACCACTGCCGCTTACATCCCCCCCGCCTCCTCAACCCCAGATTCGGCCACTGCCCACCCGAAATGGAATCCCCATGGGGAGCCTGACCCGGTCTCATTTGCCGAGACGACCAACACCGGACGGGCCTCTCTCCGTGTGCTACTGCATGACGTGGATATAAACAGGAGGTAAGAGCAGCTGGTGTCTGGTCCTGTAGCAACGCCCCAGACTCCGTCGAGTTGATGCCTCCTGAAGGCTCAAAGCTGTCAAAACAATTCGGATTTCTCCCGTTGCGACTGTCCGTTAGGCTCCCTTCGACATGGGTTACAGCAGCAAGGACGGTAATGCAGACAGCATCCACCTAGAGGCCGCTCGGCAGCATGCTCCGACCGGGAGTCCCGACGATGCAAAAGACGGTATTACTGCCGTCCCAAGCACCACGACGAGCGACCATCCGCAGCTCAGAGACAAGGCCGCACAGTTTCTCAAGCAAGCTGACCACCCGGTCGTGGTGACACCGGCCGACAATGATCGCGTCCGCCGCAAGATCGACATGCGACTCCTCCCCATCATGCTGTTCGTCTACTGTCTTCAATCACTCGACAAGACGACCCTTTCGTACGCATCCGTCTTCGGCATCATCCAGGATACGAACCTCGTCGGTGATGAGTTTTCCTGGCTCGGCTCCATTGTCTACCTGGCGCAGCTCGTCTTCCAGCCGCTGATCGCCTGGGGCTTGGTCAGATTCCCGGTGGGCAAGTTCTCGGCAGTGATGGTGTTTTGCTGGGGCGCCGTGCTATGtggcatgacggcggcgtcgaatTTTGGAGGCTTGATGGCAGcgcgtctgctgctgggtgCGTTTGAGGCATCGGTCGGTAAGCCAACTTCCTTCTAGCATCACTGTTCAACGTTGAGCAATGGATGTGAGATACTGACAAGATCCAGCGCCCACTTTTATCGCCATTGTGCAAATGTGGTACAGGCGGCGAGAACAGACGGTTCGCAACGCATCATGGTATTCCATGCTCGGCGTTGTTAACATGGTACGACATAACTCCCATCTTGTATACACTGCTCAATGGTATACTGATTGAATCCTGGCGTGACGTAGCTGGGAAGCCTGTTGACATATGGCCTCGGCCATATCCAGTCGCACTTGCACCCGTACCAGGTACGTGATGGCTTCTCCCGTGCCAGCTTTTGGCATCAAGACTGACCCACGACGTGTAGATCATCTTTCTCTTTTGTGGCTGCATTACAGTTGCATTTTCCGTGGTCATGTTGTATGTTTCCCTGTGTACTTGCATTGACCTATTCCGCCGCCAACGCTTACCCAACGTAGCATCTTCATGCCCGACTCGCCAATGGAAGCCAAGTTTCTCAACCGAGAGGAAAAGTTCATCGCGGTTGAGCGCCTTCGTATGAACCAGATGGGCATCGGATCCGGCGTTTGGAAGTGGGACCATGTGCTTGAAGCGGCCTTGGACCCAAAGACCTGGCTATGGTTCTTCCTCATGTTTGTGATATCGTACGTGCCCCATTACTCACGTAAGCAAACACACATCGGCTTGTGCTTGTGCTAACATCAGACACGCTCAGTGTCCCTAGCGGCGGCATCTCAACCTTCGGGCCTCTCATCATTGAGTCGTTCGGCTTCGACAAGTTCACCACCATCCTGTTCAACATCCCATTCGGGGCCGTGCAGATGATTGCAACCCTTGGCGGTGCCTGGCTCTCCGACAAGCTCCGCATGAAGTCCCCCGTCCTTCTACTACTTTGTCTTCCCCCGATCGCCGGCTTGGCCGTTCTTCTCGCCGTTGGACGTGAGCCAAGCGACCGCgcggtcctcctcgtcggctaCTACATCATCTCCGTCTATCCCGGTATATCGCCGCTCATCTACTCGTGGTCAGGGCAAAACACAGCCGGAGACACCAAGCGCAAGGTGACCACGGGAATGCTCTTCGTTGGCGCCAGTGCAGGCAACGTTGTTGGGCCGCACCTGTTCAAGCCGAGCGAGAAGCCCCGCTACGACCGTGGCGTCAAGACCAACCTGGCGCTGTTCATCGTACTGGCTGTGCTGATAGTGCTAGGCATGGGTCTTATTTGGCTCTTGAATAAGAAGCAGGCCGCGAAGCGCAAGGCGCTCGGCAAGAGCGAACACATCCAGGACTTGAGCATGACGGGGGCCAAGGAGGCGTCCGAAGGCGAAGTGCTGAACCACTTGGATGAGGCGGTGGGCAACAAGGCCTTTGATGATGTCACGGACCTTAAGAACGAAGACTTTATTTTTGTATACTAGACGGAATAGTCTCAAATCGCTGCCATTTCCTTGCTCGAAGAATGGAAGATTGCGCAACGTTCAGGTGCGCGCCAGTCTACTTCTCGTTGACCGTCACGCCAATGGGCAGAGCAACCACCTGCTCGTTCAGCTCGTAGCCACActttgtcgccgtcgcggtacCATCGGCAGCCTCGGTCAGGCAATTGGCCGAGTTTCCATTGATCAGGTTGCCAGAGACGGCGTAGCTCCATCCGTCGGTGGAGCAGCCCGAGTGGCGCGAGAGGATCTTGCCCTCAGCATCCACGATGCACTCGTCAGGGCGGAGGATGCTGTTGATGTGGCCGTCACGGCGCACCTGCCACGTCTGCCCATCGGAACCGTCGCACGCCTTGAAGCTAACCTTGCCAGACTTGTCGTCGGTGAGGCACTTCATGCTGAGGGTGTTGAAGATGAGACCGGTGGGAGTCACGGGGCTGACGGACTTGGCGATGCGGAAGACGGCAGTGCCGTGCGACGGGACGTTgctggcggtgatgccgccgctcttGGCGTCAACCTTGgtcgtcttgcccgtccACAGGTCCTTGACGGTGACGTCCTtgccgcggcggagggccTTGGTGGACAGGCCGGCGCGCTCCCACGACACCGTGAggctgccggccgaggcgcccttGTTGAGGATCGTGACGATGCGGTCGCCATTCTCGACATCCTTGGACAGCACGTCCCAGTTGCTGTCGCGGCTGACGAGGGTGGCCTGCTGGATGAGCTTGTCCTGGTTGATCGCGATAAGGTCCTTGTTGGACAGGTACTCGACCTCCTCCTTGGTGATGGCCGTGAGGTCGGTGCTGAGTAGGAGCGGCGCGCTGAAGCTGCACCACAGGGCGAAGTggctcttcttctcgtcgagcGTGTACGACGGGTGGTCGACGTTCAGGAAGTCGGGGTCGTTGAAGAAGCCGACCTTCTGGTAccgcgcgaggcggacgtGCTGATCGTAGTTGTACATCATGCTGGGCCACGACTTGCCCTTGGGGTAGGTCTGGATGTCGGCCGAGTGGCGCGCAAGGTGACCCATCTTCTGCGCCCATCCCATGATGGTGTACCAGTCGGTGAGGTTCTTTTGGCCCTCGAAGTAGGCGGGCGCCGAGTCGGAGAAGACCATGGCCTCCGGGTCCTCGGCGATGAGCTTCCCCCAGCGAGCGTAGACCTCGCGGTACACGGGCTCGCCACCGTCGGGCAGGTTGCAGCCGTCCATCTTCAGGTACTCGAAGCCCCAGGCCTTGAAGTCCTTCCAGTCAATCTCCTCGTGGTCGAGAGCACCGGGGTAGCCACCGCACGAGAGGGTACCGGCGTCGGTGTAGATGCCCGGGATGAAACCCTTGGACTTCATGTACGAGGTAAGCCACGGCAGGCCCTTGGGAAACTTCTTGGTGTCCCAGACCATGGAGCCGTTGGCGGCACGCGCCATGGTCGACCAggcatcgtcgaggttgaggcGATTGTAGCCAACGTCGCGAAGACCAGTCTTGACGagagcctcggcggcgtcgacgaagatTCCCTCGGTGATGTTGGTCATGAAGCGGGCCCAGTTGTTGAAGCCCATGGGAGGGAGAGGCAGCAGAGGctcggagccggcggcggcggcaccgccaacCAGCCCGACGGCCGTAAGCGCAATCTGAGACTTCATCCTGTGTCGAGTCTGCGGCCCGTCGATGTCGGTGCGCTCCTGGGTGAATGGAGAGGGGAAGCGCGGTTAATTGACTTTTGTAGAACCGCCGTGCAGTGAGTGCCCTTGTCCTCCAAATTAGTTAGGTGTGTAGCAGACAAATTGGCGGCAATATGCAACAGTATTTAAATCCCTGGGCCCTGACTGACAAGACCGGAGGCGGTCCGGCGCCGAtccccgtcgacgtcgcaTTCAGGAAAAGAAACTCATCCCGtcctgcagcggcgcctgcaTGTAACAATTGACGATCGGCGGTCGTGATAGTCGAGAATCTGGGGTTTACACGAAGCACCAGACCAGACAAGAATGGCAGGACGGGGACACGGACACGGACACCGCGGGTAACTGGGGCTGGAAGTAGCAGGGCGTTCATCCGTTGCGTCCGCTCGAGCCTACGACAAGATGAAGAATGCACCGCCGGGATTCACAGGCAAGCCACACCGCactcgacgcgggcggcacgacgCAGGCGGCACGACGCAGGCGGCACGACGCAGCTAAAGGGGCTGACGTCAatgccggcggcccggggGCGGAGCCGGTCGCCCCCCCTAAGCCCTACCCCAAACGGCAGCTGGGAGCTCCCATGCGGAGCCTCGGGCCTGCGAAAGCGGAGCAACTTGGCCCGTCGGCTCTCGTCCGGGGGGGCTCTCCTGTGCCGCCCGTATCGACCAAGATGGATCAACTTACTCAATCGATAGCACGGACTCTGCAACGTTGCAGGGTTCGTGCAACGTTGCGGTCCGGGCGGCAGGAGAAGGGCAATGGCTCTGTGCGcttggtggtgctggcgagGGTTAGAAATGTGCTCTTGATATTAGAATCACATGGTGTTGACGATGGCTTCCATCGCATAGCGAGAGAGTCTCCGCGCCCAGCCGTTGGTGCGCTTCGGTCCAGAGTCACCGACACGCTCACACCTACGCCGGGCTTATACAGACACATGGTGTGCGATGCAATGCTATCTGCAATTCAGATTCGGAAAAATAGAACTGAGATATTGACCAGGCTGCTGCCAATTATACTCATGCGATGATGGACTCAATCTATCGAAGCTAGTGATATGGGCGTTCGCCGCGCGCTGAGTCCAGTGAGATTTCACGGGACATCGAGCGACGAGTCGGGCACTACAGACGCTCTTTGTGCCAAGTGCTTACAGATGGACTGTTCTGAAGTGGTAAACCAGCAAAGCTCGGCCATGACTGCACGACGGGAAGCGAAGCCCTCTTGATCCCAGCCCCTCGATAGACGCGCTTCTACAATGAAGCTGCCACGTTCGAACCGGCTCTATCTTCAGCGCGGTAAGCTTGTCTCTTAGGGTACCAAATGTAACCCCAGCCCTCCCCTCATAGCCCCAAGCACTCGGCAGATCCTGCCGACGACAGCCGTCGGGACTTTGTGCTGATTCCATTGATCTCCTATCCCTGTCAGACACTGTCATCAGGCACAGTAACCGCCAACAGGCAAGCAGTGTTTCCAGCGTCCATTCCCCTTTGGCGAACTGCGTCTAGTCCATGTAACCGACCATCTGACGATCGTCTTCGTGCGCCATCGTCCAGTCCCAATCTACACTCGATTAAACATTACCCATCCGAGGCAGAGGAAATGCTTCTTTGCCACACGGATTACTCCATCTTCAGGCCGGGGACTCGTACCCGGTCCGAGCTAGTGCAGATCGTCGGTTCAATACGGAAGCTCGCAGCACGTCGTTCGTCTTGCTCCCCGCCatccccgcccccccttgCGGGGGATCTCCACTCGACGCTGCCCAGCCCGTCCTCCTACTTACCCGTCTCCAGACATGTTCTGTAGAGTCCCCTCTTTTCGACGGCCCAGTCGCATCGAACGTCGCATCAACTTGCATCAAGACATGCGCTCCAATGGCCTGGACGCGTTTCTGCAGTCGCATCGCGACTCCTACCTCAGCATTCGCCCCCGTGTGATGCCTCCTCTCATGTCTGGATGAGCGCCATGCGTTGAAGCTTTCCGATGGAGCTACGAGCCGTGCGGGCAGGTAAGGTTAAAAAGGGCGTGACTGTCCCGTCCCCGACCTAGGAAGCCCACACCAGCAGACTGGTAAGCCCAACTTCAACACTGCAACGTTGTTGCTGGCGGCACCTTTGTTTACTCTGAGGTAAAGATATTGAATCTCTCATCTCGAGCTAAACCAACCCGGCTGCGAGCATGCTGCTCAAGAGTGCCGCCGCAGGGTTGGCTACGCTTCTCGCGTTAGCCGCCCCTTTGGCGTCCGCCAACCCGACGCCCAAGGGCAACTTCAGCTACAATGACAAGGAATTCTTGCTCAATGGCCAGCCCTACCAGATCATCGGCGGTCAGATGGACCCGCAGCGCATCCCCAAGAAGTACTGGCGGCACCGGCTGCAGATGGCGCGGGCCATGGGCCTCAACACCATCTTCAGCTACATCTACTGGAACAACCTCGAGCCCGTCCCGGGCCAGTGGGACTTCCGCGACCGCAACGACATTGCGCAGTTCTTCCGCATCGCGCAAGAGGAGGGTCTCCATGCCGTTCTCCGTCCTGGGCCGTACATCTGCGGTGAGCGCGATTGGGGAGGTTTTCCGGCGTGGCTGAGCCAGATCCCGGGCATGAAGGTCAGGGAGAACAACAAGCCGTTTCTGGATGCGTCCAAGAAGTACCTCGACCGCCTaggcgccgagctgcgccggctgCAGGTCACTAACGGAGGTCCCATTCTCATGACCCAGCTGGAGAACGAGTACGGCAGCttcgacaaggacaaggcgtATCTGCAGTCTTTGGCGGACATTTTGCGGAGCAACTTTGACGTATTCCTCTACAcaaacgacggcggcggcaagagctACCTGGATGGAGGCAGTCTTcacggcgtcctcgccgaagTCGACGGAGACGACTCCAAGGCGGCATTTGAAGCCCGCGACAAGTACGTCACTGACAAGACGATGCTCGGTCCTCTTCTCAACGGCGAGAAATACATCACATGGATCGACGACTGGGCGGCCAACTCGACGCACCACATCACGTCAGGCAACGcggacgccgtcgcctcggtcGTTGCGGACCTCGAATGGGTGCTGCAGAACAAGCACTCCTTCAGCATCTACATGTTCCACGGCGGCACCAACTTTGGCTTCGAGAACGGCGGCATCTTCGTCAACGGTCGCCTCAATGCCGTCACGTCGAGCTACGACTACGGCGCGCCCCTCGATGAGAGCGGTCGCCCGACTGAAGTATACCACAAGCTGCGCGAGATGATCTCCAAGTACGTGCCCAAGGGTAGCATTCCTGCTCTACCGGCTACGCCCGACTTGACCGAGGTAAACGAATTCGCGCTGTTTCCTGCTGTCGCGCTCTTCGATACCCTGCCAAAGGAACCTAGCAAGAAGTCCGACCAGCCGGTGACTATGGAGTCGCTCGGTCAGTCGTACGGTTTCGTCTTGTACGACCACACCGCTACCGAGGATTCTTCGGGTATCTTGGTCGCTGGTGACGTGCCCCGCGATCGTATCATCGCATACGTCAACGGCAAGAAGGTCGGTGTCGTGGACAGGACGTACGTCACGCCCAAGGCGGTGCAGTTGACCCTCATGAAGGGCGACGTCCTTCGTTTGCTGGTCGAGAATCTCGGTCGCGTAGACTTCAGCCAGCCTCTGcgcgagcaggccaagggcatcgtcggAGACGTCAAGGTTGGAGACAAGGCCCTCAGCGGCTGGTCCGCATACTCCATTCCACTCTCCTCGCTGCCGAAGGATCTATCCGGCAAGGCTGCTGTGAAGGACACACCTGTTTTCTACACCGGTACTTTCAAGGTGAAAGACAGCGCGAAGACCGACCTGTCGGGCGACACGTTTCTTGCGCTTCCCAAGGGTGTCAAGGGCCAGGTTTGGGTGAACGGTGTGAACCTCGGCCGCTACTGGACTGTGGGGCCGCAGCAGAGCCTTTACGTCCCCGGTGTGTATGTGCAGGCGCATGGAAGGGACAACCAGGTGGTtgtgctggagctggagccgaGTGCGGATGTGAAGCTGACTGGCAAGGGCATCGCAACGAGGATCTGGGGCAATAACCCCGACCCCGATGCTCCATGAGTATGATACGTGCAGACTCTCAGAGCTTGTTGTACTTGATCAGATAAGAGACAGATAAAAGCACGTTGAAACCAATCGCAGGTTCACGTTGTCGTATATGTCGGGTGCCCACACTCCAGCAGAGCCTGGACAAATTCATAAGTTCATTCGCTCGTAACGTCGCAGCTATGTACAACAATATCTTGTTTAGACCAAGTAGCGGAATCCCTTGCGCATTCGCAGCGACTCGTCATTGCTTTCGATGAAGTCGCCCTCGGCACGCTGTTCCGCCACATCGTGTATCTCGCTCTCGGCCAGCTTCTTATTCAGGTTCGCAAGCATCAGCTTGAAGAGGTAGCAGCCCACGATAGTGATGCCAAACATGGACAGCACAATACCGTAGCTCTTGCGGTAGCCATTTTCCTTGAGGTCCCAGACATAGGAGCCAGCGACGTTACCAAGCTGGCTGAAGGCGTTGATCATGGCGATGGCAACGGCGCGCTTGGCGGGAGGGCGCGGGAATGAGGAGCTGATCCACGAGTAAAAGACGATGAAGCCCGCATACGAGCCAGCTTGGAGAAAGAGCGCGATATAGCGGGCGGCAACGTTGAGGGTAGCCATGCtgatgacgaagccgacgatgccCATGAGGATGGGGCCGACGATGTGCCAGAACTGTGCAAGTCAGTGGTGAACTTGTGCATGGAGAGCGAGATGTGAGGTCGCTTACCTTTTCTTGCGTTCGGTCGGCGTGCCAGGAGATGATGACAGAGATGAGGCACGAGAAAACCCACGGCGGGGAGCTCATGAGCAGTGTCGGCACATATTCGAACCCCAGGGTTCCGGTCAAGGTAGGCTGGATGTCGCGTTAGCAGTGCGTTTAGCGCGCACAGGGGCTGCAAGACACTCACGAAGAAGGCGTTGAAGGACAGCCCAACGACGTAAGCCGTGAACGTGAACATCATGACGTAAATCTTGGGGTCGCGGACAGCCATCATGAGGCCGTCAAAAGCCCCCTGGTTCTCGGCATCCTTGTCAGCCTCGCCAACATCCTCGTACATGCGCAGCTGGGCGACCAttctctcctcctcggtgaaACCACGCGCATTGTGCGGCAGGTCAGGCAagatgaaggcggcggagatggcCACGGTCATGGTGACAGCACCCTCAATCCAGAacagccagcgccaggcaGCGTGGCCCAGCGTGCCCTGCATGTTGGACAAGACACCGGCTCCGACGAGCGCCGAGAAGGCGTTGGAAATGAGATTGCCGCAGAACAGAATGGCGTTGCGGGTGGTGAGCTCGCGACGCGTATA
The genomic region above belongs to Purpureocillium takamizusanense chromosome 5, complete sequence and contains:
- a CDS encoding uncharacterized protein (EggNog:ENOG503NZCN~SECRETED:SignalP(1-23~SECRETED:cutsite=ASA-NP~SECRETED:prob=0.9235)~CAZy:GH35~antiSMASH:Cluster_5.1~COG:G) codes for the protein MLLKSAAAGLATLLALAAPLASANPTPKGNFSYNDKEFLLNGQPYQIIGGQMDPQRIPKKYWRHRLQMARAMGLNTIFSYIYWNNLEPVPGQWDFRDRNDIAQFFRIAQEEGLHAVLRPGPYICGERDWGGFPAWLSQIPGMKVRENNKPFLDASKKYLDRLGAELRRLQVTNGGPILMTQLENEYGSFDKDKAYLQSLADILRSNFDVFLYTNDGGGKSYLDGGSLHGVLAEVDGDDSKAAFEARDKYVTDKTMLGPLLNGEKYITWIDDWAANSTHHITSGNADAVASVVADLEWVLQNKHSFSIYMFHGGTNFGFENGGIFVNGRLNAVTSSYDYGAPLDESGRPTEVYHKLREMISKYVPKGSIPALPATPDLTEVNEFALFPAVALFDTLPKEPSKKSDQPVTMESLGQSYGFVLYDHTATEDSSGILVAGDVPRDRIIAYVNGKKVGVVDRTYVTPKAVQLTLMKGDVLRLLVENLGRVDFSQPLREQAKGIVGDVKVGDKALSGWSAYSIPLSSLPKDLSGKAAVKDTPVFYTGTFKVKDSAKTDLSGDTFLALPKGVKGQVWVNGVNLGRYWTVGPQQSLYVPGVYVQAHGRDNQVVVLELEPSADVKLTGKGIATRIWGNNPDPDAP
- a CDS encoding uncharacterized protein (SMCOG1106:major facilitator transporter~EggNog:ENOG503NU7U~TransMembrane:12 (i63-79o101-119i131-149o161-181i193-215o227-249i300-320o340-356i363-384o390-410i422-443o455-475i)~antiSMASH:Cluster_5.1~COG:G), with protein sequence MAGDEITQAQAAHGFDAEKQNVENLEHVQDAAAPASGGEGGSPFPAMDPARRAAVEKSLKRKLDTRCSLFVLIYIMNYLDRNNIASARLKGLQTDLQLDDTQYATCLSILYVGYILMQVPSNMFVNRIQRPSLYIALAMLLWGLISTLSGNAKTFAHMVTIRFLLGFIEAAFLPGALLILSKWYTRRELTTRNAILFCGNLISNAFSALVGAGVLSNMQGTLGHAAWRWLFWIEGAVTMTVAISAAFILPDLPHNARGFTEEERMVAQLRMYEDVGEADKDAENQGAFDGLMMAVRDPKIYVMMFTFTAYVVGLSFNAFFPTLTGTLGFEYVPTLLMSSPPWVFSCLISVIISWHADRTQEKFWHIVGPILMGIVGFVISMATLNVAARYIALFLQAGSYAGFIVFYSWISSSFPRPPAKRAVAIAMINAFSQLGNVAGSYVWDLKENGYRKSYGIVLSMFGITIVGCYLFKLMLANLNKKLAESEIHDVAEQRAEGDFIESNDESLRMRKGFRYLV